A DNA window from uncultured Methanoregula sp. contains the following coding sequences:
- a CDS encoding class I SAM-dependent methyltransferase — MTVPLPAGPEPDWNEIWKLRQRQHEASKIPNDPTHNWDRKENAERYDANARSMYDDRVRRTIAALEISQDSRVLDIGAGPGTLALPLALLVKEITAVEPGAGMVEILKTHAGREGIRNISCVQKVWEDVDLSLDLKAPYDIVIASLSLTMCDIREALTKMDAASSGSVHLFWFADMPFWERMYADLMEPLHGRPYYSGPKADCLFEVLYQMGIYPDVTMLPLEKEYRFKNREDMLAFFVKRFDAGTPQQERIVKEYVTPRIRQRGSEVVISGNSTFAHIRWKKERS, encoded by the coding sequence ATGACTGTCCCGCTGCCGGCCGGGCCCGAACCGGACTGGAACGAGATCTGGAAACTGCGGCAACGACAGCACGAGGCCTCGAAGATTCCTAACGATCCCACCCACAACTGGGACCGGAAGGAGAACGCAGAGCGGTACGATGCCAACGCCCGGAGCATGTATGACGACCGGGTCAGGAGAACCATCGCGGCGCTGGAGATCTCACAGGACTCGCGGGTGCTGGATATCGGCGCCGGGCCGGGAACGCTGGCCCTTCCCCTGGCCCTGCTTGTAAAAGAGATCACCGCAGTGGAACCCGGTGCAGGGATGGTTGAGATCCTGAAAACGCATGCAGGGCGGGAAGGGATCCGTAACATTTCCTGCGTGCAGAAAGTATGGGAGGACGTGGATCTCTCCCTGGACCTGAAGGCACCCTACGATATCGTGATAGCCTCGCTTTCGCTGACCATGTGCGATATCCGCGAAGCGCTGACGAAGATGGATGCTGCATCCTCCGGCTCCGTCCACCTCTTCTGGTTTGCGGACATGCCGTTCTGGGAACGGATGTATGCCGATCTCATGGAGCCACTTCACGGGAGGCCGTATTATTCCGGCCCGAAGGCCGACTGCCTCTTTGAGGTCCTGTACCAGATGGGGATCTATCCGGACGTGACAATGCTGCCACTCGAAAAGGAGTACCGGTTTAAGAACAGGGAGGATATGCTTGCGTTCTTTGTGAAACGGTTCGATGCCGGGACGCCACAGCAGGAGCGGATTGTCAAAGAGTACGTTACACCGCGTATCCGGCAGCGGGGCAGCGAGGTGGTCATTTCAGGAAATTCCACATTCGCCCACATCCGGTGGAAGAAGGAGCGATCCTGA
- a CDS encoding pyridoxal-dependent decarboxylase produces the protein MEKEKEIVREETLDPEDWASMRALGHRIVDDTMDYIETIRNRPVWQHAPPEIRARFEGPPPAGPESAEEVYREYVRSVLPYQVGNSHPRFWGWVAGSGTVMGTYAELLAASTDAVSGAFSYMSNNYVEMQVVDWCRELLGFPPGTSGLITSGCSSSTLIGLAVARNTMAGFDVRAQGMHGAGEQMTLYCSEEVHSSVQKAVELLGFGNDSLRRVPVNESLQINTSVLREMIAADRARGCHPVCIVGAAGTTNTGAIDDLGALADICAEERCWFHVDGAFGAWAAIAPEYRHLVAGMERADSLAFDLHKWMYLAYPIACVLVRDAQAHRNAFSLTPTYLAHGEGDRGLTGVDVPWLSDYGFELSRGFLALKAWMTIKEQGVEKYGRLIQQNIDQAHYLEGLVRDSPELELALPVSLNIVNFRYVRPSVNDVRLNALNKQIETELQEQGIAVPSIVSIRGRKYLHVAITNHRSRRDDFDLLVREVIRIGNGLA, from the coding sequence ATGGAGAAGGAAAAAGAGATAGTCCGGGAAGAGACGCTGGACCCCGAGGACTGGGCTTCCATGCGGGCGCTGGGTCACCGTATCGTTGACGATACGATGGACTATATCGAGACGATCCGAAACCGGCCGGTCTGGCAGCATGCGCCACCGGAGATCCGGGCCCGGTTCGAAGGGCCGCCCCCGGCCGGTCCCGAGTCCGCGGAAGAGGTGTACCGGGAGTACGTCCGGTCGGTCCTGCCGTACCAGGTGGGCAACAGCCATCCGCGTTTCTGGGGCTGGGTCGCAGGCTCGGGGACCGTTATGGGGACGTATGCCGAGCTGCTGGCAGCCTCGACAGACGCGGTCAGCGGGGCGTTTTCCTACATGAGCAACAACTACGTGGAGATGCAGGTCGTGGACTGGTGCCGGGAACTCCTCGGTTTCCCGCCCGGCACAAGCGGACTTATCACGAGCGGGTGCTCGTCCTCGACCCTGATCGGCCTCGCGGTTGCCCGGAACACGATGGCCGGGTTCGATGTGCGGGCACAGGGAATGCATGGCGCGGGAGAGCAGATGACCCTGTACTGCTCCGAAGAAGTCCACTCCTCGGTCCAGAAAGCGGTTGAACTGCTCGGCTTTGGCAACGATTCGCTAAGGCGCGTACCGGTGAACGAATCCCTGCAGATCAATACGTCGGTCCTGCGGGAGATGATCGCAGCCGACCGGGCACGCGGCTGCCACCCGGTCTGCATTGTCGGGGCTGCCGGGACAACGAACACAGGAGCGATTGACGACCTGGGAGCCCTTGCTGACATCTGTGCGGAGGAGCGGTGCTGGTTCCATGTGGACGGGGCGTTCGGTGCCTGGGCTGCCATTGCCCCGGAATACCGGCACCTGGTTGCGGGAATGGAACGGGCGGACTCGCTCGCGTTCGATCTGCACAAGTGGATGTACTTAGCGTATCCCATTGCCTGCGTCCTTGTCCGGGATGCCCAGGCCCACCGCAATGCGTTCTCCCTCACTCCCACCTACCTCGCTCATGGTGAAGGGGATCGCGGCCTGACCGGCGTGGACGTGCCGTGGCTCTCCGACTATGGTTTCGAGCTCTCCCGGGGATTCCTCGCGCTCAAGGCCTGGATGACCATCAAGGAGCAGGGGGTTGAAAAATATGGCCGGCTTATCCAGCAGAATATCGACCAGGCGCACTACCTGGAAGGGCTGGTGCGGGATTCGCCGGAGCTCGAGCTTGCGCTGCCGGTCTCGCTGAATATCGTGAACTTCCGGTATGTGCGTCCCAGCGTGAACGATGTGCGGCTCAATGCTCTGAACAAACAGATCGAGACCGAACTCCAGGAGCAGGGGATTGCCGTTCCCTCGATCGTCAGCATACGGGGCAGAAAGTACCTGCACGTTGCCATCACCAACCACCGGAGCCGGAGAGATGACTTCGATCTGCTGGTGCGGGAAGTGATCCGGATCGGGAATGGGCTGGCCTGA
- a CDS encoding PEGA domain-containing protein codes for MIKILTLAILILGIIAAGCSSPAPQQSAATPKPTQTSFYYYGNGTFNVNGTLQQVNGTLFVASNPPGADIYIDNEHWCRGDCALSYRIPPGRHTVEFRMDGYETVDYPVMVEKGGMEGINVTLTKKGSRLTVASATTSGTS; via the coding sequence ATGATTAAAATACTCACACTCGCCATTCTCATTCTCGGCATCATAGCTGCGGGATGCAGCAGTCCCGCGCCGCAGCAGTCAGCCGCTACTCCCAAACCGACCCAGACCTCCTTCTACTACTATGGAAACGGCACCTTCAATGTCAATGGCACGCTCCAGCAGGTGAACGGTACCCTCTTTGTAGCGTCAAACCCACCGGGCGCGGATATCTATATCGATAACGAACACTGGTGCCGGGGCGATTGCGCCCTCTCCTATAGGATCCCGCCCGGCCGCCACACGGTCGAATTCCGCATGGACGGCTACGAGACGGTCGATTACCCTGTCATGGTCGAGAAAGGTGGCATGGAAGGAATCAACGTAACACTCACAAAGAAAGGGAGCCGCCTGACGGTCGCTTCTGCGACAACGTCCGGGACATCATGA
- a CDS encoding S8 family serine peptidase — translation MKNYTLLIITLMVCSFCVAGVSAVPVIVGFKDTPSVQFNDRTDVKFMMSATGTTGPAYAPISSLGKVKYVYPDIHAVAMDLSDKEIADLKTNENVKYVEPDYVVSALSPLMPQNIKQIKADAVQAAGNTGTGVKVAVIDTGIDYTHPDLKDVYAGGYNFYNDNDNPMDDNGHGTHCSGIIAATGSKKGIYGTSPGVRLYGVKVLGPWGYGSTSDVVEGIYWAKNNSMQVASMSLGIWYDSQAMHDAVINATENGVLVVAAAGNEGSVSGVGETMGYPAKYDEVLAVAAVNKHNHRATWSSTGFNLGVSAPGVRIRSTVPGGYATYSGTSMATPHVAGVAALVYSAHPDWTNLQVKQKIISTATPLGNHWLYGAGLVNAAAAADIPSTSVASTEAYSADTADESDVMDDGIPFSATLTPQETFA, via the coding sequence ATGAAAAACTATACCCTGCTCATCATCACCCTGATGGTGTGCAGTTTCTGTGTCGCCGGCGTATCGGCAGTACCGGTGATTGTCGGGTTCAAGGATACCCCGTCAGTCCAGTTTAATGACCGTACCGATGTCAAATTCATGATGAGCGCAACTGGGACAACCGGGCCTGCCTATGCTCCCATCTCCAGCCTGGGGAAGGTCAAGTATGTGTACCCGGACATCCATGCCGTTGCCATGGATCTCTCCGATAAGGAGATTGCCGACCTGAAAACAAACGAGAATGTCAAGTACGTGGAGCCGGACTATGTTGTCTCTGCGCTGTCCCCGCTGATGCCTCAGAATATCAAGCAGATCAAGGCTGACGCGGTCCAGGCCGCAGGCAATACGGGAACCGGTGTCAAGGTTGCCGTGATCGATACCGGTATCGATTACACGCACCCCGATCTCAAGGATGTGTACGCCGGTGGTTATAATTTCTACAATGACAACGACAATCCCATGGATGACAATGGTCACGGGACCCACTGTTCCGGTATCATTGCCGCAACAGGAAGCAAGAAAGGCATCTACGGTACCTCCCCGGGTGTCCGTCTCTACGGGGTAAAAGTCCTCGGTCCCTGGGGATACGGCTCCACGAGCGATGTTGTTGAAGGCATTTACTGGGCCAAGAACAACAGCATGCAGGTTGCCTCGATGAGCCTGGGCATATGGTATGATTCACAGGCCATGCACGATGCCGTCATCAATGCCACCGAGAACGGTGTGCTGGTTGTTGCGGCAGCAGGAAACGAGGGTAGTGTCAGCGGCGTCGGAGAGACCATGGGGTACCCGGCAAAGTACGACGAAGTCCTTGCCGTTGCAGCCGTGAACAAGCACAACCACCGGGCCACCTGGTCGAGCACGGGATTCAACCTCGGCGTCTCTGCGCCGGGCGTGAGGATCCGCTCAACGGTTCCCGGCGGGTATGCAACCTACAGCGGAACGTCCATGGCAACCCCGCACGTAGCCGGTGTTGCAGCGCTTGTGTACAGCGCCCACCCGGACTGGACAAACCTGCAGGTCAAGCAGAAGATCATCAGCACGGCAACCCCGCTCGGCAATCACTGGCTCTATGGAGCGGGTCTTGTCAATGCAGCCGCGGCTGCTGATATCCCGTCTACGTCTGTAGCCAGCACTGAAGCATATTCTGCTGATACAGCGGATGAGTCTGATGTTATGGATGACGGCATTCCGTTCTCTGCAACCCTGACCCCGCAGGAAACGTTTGCCTGA
- a CDS encoding PepSY domain-containing protein, whose amino-acid sequence MTTIRWKILPLLLICMIACIPAAMAKEITMTPAGSVAGVASAHDNYHISEERAMLFIKDFVGDYTMELEPDDVEGLPIGNYFTFYSDADRFWVNQQSGDVEFAHFGSHYKNSKMINLTRDKAYEAARTYATAKYDGFNGKNWLLIEDKLINSTSGSEYSFIWREYYGSESWWYGSVKELTLPNIVHVSVNANDGKVIDYWGVNRILSASTTPKIPMSEALETAEDSIPSDITVSHPRISLSLAERTQNVETLVWIVTFDGTKGAGEKIPITIYVNANNGRIIRDTLWAESWLE is encoded by the coding sequence TTCCGGCAGCAATGGCAAAGGAGATCACCATGACTCCTGCCGGATCAGTAGCCGGTGTTGCCTCAGCGCATGACAACTACCATATCAGCGAGGAGCGGGCAATGCTCTTCATCAAGGATTTCGTCGGGGACTATACCATGGAACTTGAACCCGATGATGTCGAAGGGCTCCCGATTGGGAATTACTTTACGTTTTATTCCGATGCCGACCGCTTCTGGGTGAACCAGCAGTCGGGCGACGTGGAGTTTGCGCATTTCGGATCCCATTACAAGAATTCCAAGATGATCAACCTGACCCGGGACAAGGCATACGAAGCAGCCCGGACCTATGCGACTGCAAAGTATGACGGGTTCAACGGGAAGAACTGGCTTCTTATCGAAGACAAGCTTATCAACTCCACATCAGGCAGCGAGTACTCGTTCATATGGCGGGAGTATTACGGCTCTGAGAGCTGGTGGTACGGATCTGTAAAGGAACTCACCCTGCCAAACATTGTCCATGTCTCGGTCAATGCAAACGATGGCAAGGTCATCGACTACTGGGGTGTCAACCGCATCCTGTCGGCCTCAACAACGCCCAAGATCCCCATGTCGGAAGCCCTTGAGACTGCTGAAGATTCCATTCCTTCCGATATAACCGTCTCCCACCCGCGGATCAGCCTCTCTCTTGCAGAGCGGACGCAGAACGTGGAGACCCTGGTCTGGATCGTGACGTTCGATGGTACCAAGGGAGCCGGTGAGAAGATCCCGATCACTATCTATGTGAATGCCAATAACGGGCGGATTATCAGGGACACGCTCTGGGCGGAATCATGGCTCGAATAA